A single genomic interval of Cucumis sativus cultivar 9930 chromosome 7, Cucumber_9930_V3, whole genome shotgun sequence harbors:
- the LOC101218491 gene encoding uncharacterized membrane protein At4g09580: MAASRNVGMRDEEKLKEDDSPTAKKPKFERFPLTKWELAAALGIFLLCSTGLVCVYLTMPSAEYQSVKLPRTLSDLRVLKDLFANYAKDHPAQFILGYCSTYIFMQTFMIPGTIFMSLLAGALFGVIRGLLLVVFNATAGASSCFFLSKLIGRPLVYWMWPEKLKLFQAEIAKHREKLLNYMLFLRITPTLPNLFINLASPIVDIPFHVFFLATLIGLVPASYITVRAGLALGELKSVKDLYDFKTLSVLFFIGFISILPTLLKRKRVYE; encoded by the exons ATGGCGGCTTCGAGGAATGTGGGGATGAGGGATGAGGAGAAACTGAAGGAAGATGACTCTCCGACGGCCAAGAAGCCTAAATTTGAAAGGTTTCCATTGACAAAGTGGGAGCTAGCGGCTGCTCTCGGCATCTTCCTTCTCTGCTCCACTGGCCTTGTTTGTGTGTACTTGACGATGCCCTCTGCAGAATACCAGAGCGTTAAGCTCCCACGAACACTTTCGGATCTTCGTGTGCTTAA GGATCTCTTTGCAAATTATGCCAAAGATCATCCAGCACAATTCATTCTAGGTTATTGCTCTACCTACATATTCATGCAAACATTCATGATTCCTGGAACAATTTTCATGTCATTGCTTGCTGGAGCTCTATTTGGTGTTATCAGAGGCCTTCTATTAGTTGTCTTTAATGCAACGGCTGGGGCATCCTCTtgcttttttctctctaagtTGATTGGAAGACCTTTAGTTTATTGGATGTGGCCtgaaaagttgaaattgtTCCAGGCAGAG ATAGCAAAGCATCGAGAAAAGCTACTCAATTATATGCTCTTTCTTAGGATAACACCAACATTACCAAACCTTTTTATCAACTTGGCTTCACCTATTGTTGACATCCCATTTCATGTTTTCTTCTTGGCAACTTTAATTGGCCTTGTTCCAGCATCCTACATCACAGTCAGA GCTGGACTTGCACTTGGAGAGCTGAAATCAGTCAAGGATTTATACGATTTCAAAACTTTGTCTGTACTTTTCTTTATTGGCTTTATCTCCATTCTACCTACACTTCTAAAGAGGAAGCGAGTATACGAATGA
- the LOC101218252 gene encoding 50S ribosomal protein L21, chloroplastic gives MASLTLSLCANFSLQCRLSTNHNLPLSTPFPSSNSNHHFPLSTSPSSLKLSSSRPSFSFLLNSSDSETALIDSDPADSQTLEIPSPPNREEIFAVVMIGSRQYIVFPGRYIHTQRLKGADVNDKITLNKVLLVGTKTQTYIGKPVVTNAAVHAVVEEQGLDDKVIVFKYKKKKNYRRNIGHRQPNTRIRITEISGYQDYPATTLES, from the exons ATGGCCTCTCTTACTCTTTCCCTCTGCGCCAATTTCTCCCTTCAATGCCGACTCTCCACCAACCATAATCTACCTCTATCCACCCCATTTCCCTCTTCTAATTCCAACCATCATTTCCCCCTTTCCACTTCACCATCTTCCCTCAAGCTCTCTTCTTCCCGCCCTTCGTTCTCCTTCCTCCTCAACTCCTCCGACTCTGAAACCGCCCTAATCGACTCTGACCCTGCGGATTCTCAAACCCTTGAAATCCCCTCACCACCCAACCGCGAGGAAATCTTTGCGGTTGTTATG ATTGGATCCCGCCAATATATAGTCTTTCCAGGGCGTTATATCCATACCCAGAGGCTGAAAGGGGCTGACGTCAATGATAAG ATAACTCTGAACAAGGTTTTGCTTGTGGGAACAAAAACTCAGACATACATTGGGAAACCAGTAGTTACAAATGCTGCCGTTCATGCCGTTGTTGAGGAGCAG GGATTAGATGACAAGGTAATTGTCTTCAagtacaagaaaaagaaaaactaccgGCGAAACATTGGACACCGTCAG CCAAATACACGAATTAGGATAACTGAAATCTCTGGATATCAAGACTACCCAGCAACCACTCTCGAGTCATAG